The sequence gcgctcaccagtagccctccgcttactgatgggctctggcctcttactggacatgaattaacaaaatgtccagcaactccgcaatagaggcacaggcggttggtgatcctccgttccctctccttagtcgagatgcgaatccctcccagctgcatgggctcagtctcaaagccagcggagggagatggttgcgatgcggagcagggaaacaccgttgatgcgagctctcttccacgagcccggtgacgaagatctacccgtcgttctatgcggatggcgagagcaatcaaagagtccacatctgaaggaacctcccgggagagaatctcatccttaaccactgcgtggagtccctccagaaaacgagcgagcagcgccggctcgttccactcactagaggcagcaagagtgcgaaactcaatggaataatccgttatggaccgttcaccttggcataaggaagccagggccctagaagcctccccaccaaaaactgaacggtcaaaaacccgaatcatctcctctttaaagttctggaatttgttagagcaatcagcccttgcctcccagatagctgtgccccattctcgagcccggccagtaaggagtgaaatgacgtaagcaactcgagctctctctctagagtatgtgttgggttggagagagaacacaatctcacactgcgtgagaaaggagcggcactcagtgggctgcccggagtagcaaggtgggttattaaccctaggttctggaggctcggcaggccaggaagtaacaggtggcacgagacgtagactctggaactgtccagagaggtcggaaacctgagcggccaggttctccacggcatggcgagcagcagacaattcctgctcgtgtctgccgagcatggctccttggatcttgacggcagtgtaaacagcgtctgaagtcgctgggtccattccttggtcggttccttctgtcatgcaggtgaaagaggacccaaacgcgacttaacagaaacagagtttattaatgttcaaaacggaataactgaaatcctctagatttgtagaggggaaaacaactggagaagcggccacagactgcaggtcgccgggtaggcgcaggccgtagtcgactgagacacctgctcacacgcagcgtctgatgaaggcacaaaacacgacaggacagggtgatacacaatcacggcaaaaaacacgacaggacagggcgaaacgcaatcacagcatggtgaatacaaaacaaggaaccgacggcacaggaacggaacacaaaggaataaatagggactctaatcaggggaaaggatcgggaacaggtgtgggaagactaaatgatgattaggggaataggaacagctgggagcaggaacggaacgatagagagaagagagagcgagagagtgagagagggagggggagagagagggctagaaggagggaaagaaccaaataagaccagcagagggaaacgaatagaatgggaagcacagggacaagacaagataataaatgacaaacatgacagtttttgCTTTACTGTTAAGAAGAGCTTTCAACCATTCTCAACCATCAACCATTCTCTATAggtcttaaaaatatatatttttaaaatgaacaattgttttatttttacacAAGGATTTGGGTTATATAGATGAAAATACATTTAGTTTTCCCATTCACTGCAGGTCTGATGGTTCCCTGGCGGCTCGCTACCACAAACAAAACCTGTTCTTCGAGAAGGAATTCGATACCCCGCCCAGACTAGAGGTGGTGACCTTTGACACGCCGTTCGCTGGACGGTTTGGAGTGTTCACCTGCTTTGACATCCTGTTTCACGACCCTACTGTCAGACTACTGGAGAAGGTACACAAAGTTGCACAATGTTTCAATATGGATGCAAATGAATTCATCAAGTCTTATGTTTGTCTTCATCTCTCTCAGGGTATCAGACAGATGATCTTCCCCACAGCCTGGATGAATCTGCTTCCTCTACTAACAGCGGTTCAGATCCAGAGAGGGGTCAGTCTGGGAGCTAACGTCACTCTGCTGGCGGCTAACCTCAGGCATGACAGCAAGGCTATGACGGGCAGCGGCATCTTCACCCCTAGTACTTCCCTCTATCACCACGCCTTCCACCACCCTGGGGAGCCAGAGGAGGGGAAGCTGCTGGTGTTGAGGATACCTGTACTGGACAGTGACTGGCTGGCAACACAGAAGCAGGCAAAGGGGCaggaagagacaggaggacagggtGAGGCAAAGGGGCagataggaggagagggtgaggcaaAGGGGCAGataggagaagagggtgaggcaAAGGGGCAGggggagataggaggagagggtgaggcaaAGGGGCAGataggagaagagggtgaggcaAAGGGGCAGGGGGAGATAGGAGGAGAGTGTGAGGCAAAGGGGCAGataggagaagagggtgaggcaAAGGGGCagataggaggagagggtgaggcaaAGGGGCagataggaggagagggtgaggcaaAGGGGCAGGGGGAGAtaggaggagagtgtgagagtgaacctctctctgcttctcttcctatcctctctcccaatccctccccatccccctctaaCTTCATCTCCTCTATGATGTGTGACCCATTCTCCTTCGTCCTGCTGCATGGTTCAGAGGGCCAGCTGACTGTGTGTGACGGTCCTCTCTGCTGCCACCTGCAGTACCGACGGTCCCCACAGGGTGGCAATACGGAGCTCTATGCTCTAGGGGCATTCGCTGGCAATCACACGGCTGACGGACACCTCGCCTTGCAGGTAGggagaaacatttacattacatgcATGCATTacaaccagggttggggtcaattatatttaaattccagtcaattcaggaagtacactgaaatttAAATTCAAATTTTCTTCATGCGTCTTCATGAGGAAAATTcggaatttggtttactttctgaattgactggaattgaaatagaATTGACCCCAACTCTGATTACAGCTTACATTTGGAACTGGTAGGGATCCTGCCTTGTGCATACATGCaatgttttactttttttttatATAAGTCTACCATTCTACAAGTTCCTTTCagttttagtaatttagcagatgctcttatccagagctacttacagaTGCAATTAGCAattagtgccttgctcaagggcacattggcagATTTTTAACTTAGTCGTCTCATGGTATCAATGATTAATGATTAATCCTTCACCCTCCAGGTGTGTGCGTTGGTCCGGTGCTCGGGGTCAGAGGTCAGCTCCTGTggaaagggagtggaggaggCAGAGTCAAGACTGGACTTCCGGTTGGAGGGGAAGTTTGGAACGCGTTACGTTTACCCATCGTTGCTAGGTAGTGGCATGGTTGTAGATGGACCCGACTGGATCGAGAAGACCACAGATGGTCGAGTGACTATGGAACACTCAGGGATGTCCGTTGGACTGGTGACTGCATGTCTCTACGGCAGGGTGTACGACCAGGACTAgggtgcgtgtgtgagtgtgaaagtgtgtgtgagagagagagagagagagagagagagagagagagagagagagagagagagagagagagagagagaataaagtaaATAAATGTTCTCCAACCTCTTTGTTCTCTGTACCGTTTCTGTATCATCTAAAGCagctattcccaaactggggtacagGGGTAccccaaataaaaatgtgattcactttaaaaatatatatatatacagttgaagttggaagtttacatgcacttaggttggagtcattaaaactcatttttcaaccactccacaaatttcaagTTAACAAattaattttggcaagtcggttaggacgtctactttgtgcatgacacaagtaatgttccaacaattgtttacagacagattatttcacttataattcactgtatcacaattccagtgggtcagaagtttacatacactaagttgactttgcctttaaacagcttggaaatttacagaaaatgatgtcatggctttagaagtttctgataggctaattgacataatttgagtcaactggaggtgtacctgtggacgtatttcaaggcctaccttcttACTCAGTGActcaaacgatgctattatcggAGTACAGCACCCCAGCAAACAAATacagacaatcatatttcaacccgccaggagcgacacaaaacgcagaaataaagatataattcatgccttacctttgacgagcttcttttgttggcactccaatatgtcacataaacatcacaaatggtccttttgttcgattaattccgttgatatatatccaaaatgtccatttatttggcgcgtttgatccagaaaaacaccggttccaactcacgcaacatgactacaaaatatctcataaGTTACCTGTtatctttgtccaaacatttcaaacaaactTTCCTAATACACCTTTTGGTATTTAACGTAAATAATCACTAACATTTAAGACaggataaactgtgttcaataccggaggaaAACAAAGTGTAGGAGCTTTCAGGTCAAGGaaaaatgtttacataccctacattactcatctcatatgtatatactttactcgataccatctactgcatcttgcctatgccgttcggccatcactcattcatatattgcaaatagaatttgatttgatgtggaatttttttggtacccttccccagatctgtgccttgacacaatcctgtctcggagctctacggtcaattccttggtttttgctctgacatgcactgtcaactgtgggacattatatagacaagtgtgtgcctttccaaatcatgtccaatcaattgaatttaccccacaattatcacaacacgtACAGTAGGTTGTAATATAAAAATTGTCTGGcatggcttccccagtgattttacccacacaacACTACTGTTTATATAGCATATACAGGAaattatattgtattttttacaATTGAGGAGTGCCAAGATGGGTGCGTGGCGGCTTCAATAAAGTGCCCCTGTCAGTCATCCAGGGTGTATACATATCATTGGTCCCAACCCACGAtttgacaactgaatgggaaCTTGCCTGCCTGCCCTCCCTACCATTTGAGTGATGCCAAATACAGTTTTTATTGACAACCAAGATATGTGCTAACTGTGAATAAGTCGTTCAAGTGCAGCATAGCTATCTAGAAAATGATTCACATTTCTTGCTAGCTTACAACTGCACCTCTAGCTGTACCCACGCGTGAGTGAACCTAAAAGAAACTTCAGGGAGATAGCCCATACTAGTCACCTCGACACCAAGCTCTCACAGACGCCATAATGGGCAGACACAATGTCGCATCCTCTAACCATCTCCCTGATATGTATAGTATGGTCATTTCCTGTATTACTAAGTGAAAGGCGAGtttacaaaccacacacaagtcagagttatactttaaAACTTCATCTTTTAATAATATGAGCTTCAacatagccctgtgactctcagatcaattaagtgtctataaatgaattctgagAGTGTCAACATAATGGCAACTGAGATCTTAGGAACTGTTCACAAAGAAAGACTTTTACTTGAGAGAGAAGTATCCCATAGACGGACAGCATTAGCTATAACTTATCGTTCAGTTTGCTCTCTAAGACAAGGTTCTACTTCTCGTTCTTGGTACTTCGATTTACcgaaacattacctcatccaacggcatatatcaattgtcaattcgagatactcccatctcaaataGCCCCCTCCTGGACAAAGTCCTGGAGAGTAGTGAGCCTCTAGGTCCTATACTATCTCAAGATAAGTGCAACATTAGAGGGGAtatacaatggttccagacactgccatactCCTCCCCCCAATGAGAAAAGGAGGAAATGACTGGAGTACAGACATAGTggagcccttcacatggtttCACAGATATATTCATTATGAAGACAATGTTCAAACCTGACTTCtccctttctgatattctgcCTATTACCAGACATGTAAAAGACAAGCCTGACCCTCTCCCCTCACTGGGCCCCAAGTGACTTTTccctagagaagagagaggaaaatgcAACTGCCAACAGTATAGTCCAAAAGAAGACATTCTAACAACAAGTATAAactaaataaaacatcttatttacagtgccttgcaaaagtattcggcccccttgaactttgctaccttttgccacatttcaggcttcaaacataaagatataaaactgtattttttttgtgaagaatcaacaacaagtgggacacaatcatgaagtggaacgacatttattggatatttcaaacttttttaacaaatcaaaagcggaaatattgggcgtgcaaaattattcagcccctttactttcagtgcagcaaactctctccagaagttcagtgaggatctctgaatgatccaatgttgacctaaatgactaatgatgataaatacaatccacctgtgtgtaatacaaaaaaaaaaatacagttttatatctttatgtttgaagcctgaaatgtggcaaaaggtcgcaaagttcaaatgggccgaatactttcacaaggcactgtatctatgttacctaactaattctgattcagctACGGCAATAGTGAACTGCTGCCCAGTAGCGATCATGCTGCAGTACTGCATGGGCTGACACAGGAGAACACGCCCCCAGACCagccaatgttgttttagagaatttggcagtacatccaaccggcctcacaactgtaGACCATGTGCAACCAcatcagcccaggacctccacatctggcttcttcacctgctggattGTCTGAAGGGGGTGCGgaggtgtgtttctgtctgtaataacgCCCTTTTGTTGGGGCAaaatcattctgattggctgggcctggcatCCCAGTGGGTGTaactggctcccaagtgggtggaccTATGACCGACCTCCTATGGCAGCAACTCtgccaagtcatgtgaaatccatagatccaaatgtatttattttcattgactgatttccttctataaACTGTAACTCCGTAACATTTTTGAAGTTGttgcatatttttttcagtaTATTTGTTCAATGAATCGTTGAACTCGTATTCATCAGTCCTCACTCTATTCATAACACAGGGAAACAATCTCCAcgtccctctctcttgctctctctcctcgtctcggTCTTTCTAATTTAAAAGGATTCATTGGCATGGAAAGTGTtatacattgccaaagcaaacatagacactctctctgactctcttccAGGGGGCTCAGATCATAGTATTTCCAGAAGACGGTATCCATGGGTTCAACTTCAGTCGTCTGTCCATCTCTGGTTACCTAGAGACCATCCCTGACCCACTGACTGAGGACTGGAACCCCTGTACACAACCTGACAGACACAATCACACTGAGGTATTCACACGCACATGCACCTTTACTTACCACCATCCCTGTCTAATGTCATCAATTTTAATGTGTGTTCTGCCCTGTTCTCTCTCAGGTCCTCCAGAGTTTGAGCTGCATGGCTCGACACCACCAACTGTACCTGGTGGCAAACATGCCTGACCTCCAGCCCTGCCCTCTGACCTCTCACCCCCACCTTGACCCCTCTCAAACTCCCTGCCCCCCTGATGGGCGCTGGCAGttcaacactgatgtagtcttcAGGTTGGTGGTAAATgggttgtttctgttttaaataCGTTTCTTGATCCTGTGAGAAAATAATTTATTGTACAGGGAGCACTACAGGTATTCTAAACTTCCAGAGGTTCTCTTGGAATAGGGGAATTGATTTCCAAAAGCTTTTTAGTTATACAGGAGTGTCTTGGAATTATGTTTTTGCTTTTCATCCTATGCGCACCCTATCAGCAACCATTCTCTATAGGACTTTATTTTATTTGCATAATAATTGTATTACTTTTACACAAGGATTTGGGTTATATAGATGAAAATACATTTAGTTTTCCCATTCACTGCAGGTTCCCTGGCGGCTCGCTACCACAAACAAAACCTGTTCTTCGAGAAAGAATTCGATACCCCGCCCAGACTAGAGGTGGTGACCTTTGACACGCCGTTCGCTGGACGGTTTGGAGTGTTCACCTGCTTTGACATCCTGTTTCACGACCCTACTGTCAGACTACTGGAGAAGGTACACAAAGTTGCACAATGTTTCAATATGGATGCAAATGAATTCATCAAGTCTTATGTTTGTCTTCATCTCTCTCAGGGTATCAGACAGATGATCTTCCCCACAGCCTGGATGAATCTGCTTCCTCTACTAACAGCGGTTCAGatccagagaggtgtcagtctgGGAGCTAACGTCACTCTGCTGGCGGCTAACCTCAGGCATGACAGCAAGGCTATGACGGGCAGCGGCATCTTCACCCCTAGTACTTCCCTCTATCACCACGCCTTCCACCACCCTGGGGAGCCAGAGGGGAAGCTGCTGGTGTTGAGGATACCTGTACTGGACAGTGACTGGCTGGCAACACAGAAGTAGGCAAAGGGGcaggaagagacaggaggagagagtgaggcaaaggggcagggagagacaggaggacagggtGATGCAaaaggcagggagagacaggaggacagggtGAGGTAaaaggcagggagagacaggaggacagggtGAGTCAAGGGGCAGataggagaagagggtgaggaaAAGGGGcaggaagagacaggaggagagggtgaggcaaaggggcagggagagacaggaggacagggtGAGGAAAAGGggtagggagagacaggaggacagggtGAGGAAaaggggcagggagagacaggacagggtgaagaaaaggggcagggagagataggaggacaGGGTGAGGAAaaggggcagggagagacaggaggacagggtgagggaaaggggcagggagagacaggaggacagggtGAGGAAaaggggcagggagagacaggacagggtgaggtaaaggggtagggagagacaggaggacagggtGAGGAAaaggggcagggagagacaggacagggtgaaGAAAAGGTgcagggagagataggaggacaGGGTGAGGAAaaggggcagggagagacaggaggacagtGTGAGGGAaaggggcagggagagacaggaggacagggtGAGGAAaaggggcagggagagacaggaggacagggtgagggaaagggagagacaggaggacagggtGAGGTAAAGGGGTAGGGGGAGACAGTAGATGGTGAACCTCCCTATGCCGcagttccttccctctctcccactccctccccctttcAATTCCTTTATGGTGGGTGACCTGTTCTTCTTCGCCTTGCTGCTTGATTCAGAGGGCCAGCTGACTTTGTGTGACGGTCTGCTCTGCTGCCACCTGCAATACCAACGGTCCACACAGGGTGGCAATACGGAGCTCTATGCTCTAGGGGTGTTCTGCTGGCAATCACACGTTTGCGGGATGCTTCACCTTGCAGGTAGggagaaacatttacattacatgcATGCAATACAACCAGGGttagggtcaattccatttcaaattcaggaagtacactgaaatgtAAATTCCAAATCTCTTCAATGCTTCTTAATGAGGAAATGTAGAATTGGAATtttgtttactttctgaattgaaattgaccccaaccctgattaCAACTAACATTTGGAACTGGTAGGGATCCTGTGTTCATGTATACATGCaatgttttaatttttttattctaCAGCTGtgatcttacatttacatttgagtaatttagcagatgttcttatccatagcgacttacaggagcaattagggttaagtgccttgctcaagggcacatcgacagatttgtcAATAGTTGGATCATGGCATTAATGATTAACTCCTCCCCCTCCAGGTGTGTGCGTTGGTCCAGTGCTCGGGGTCAGAGGTCAGCTCCTGTggaaagggagtggaggaggCAGAGTCTAGACTGGACTACCGGTTGGAGGGGAAGTTTGGAACGCGTTACGTTTACCCATCGTTGCTAGGTAGTGGCATGGTTGTAGATGGACCCGACCGGATCGAGAAGACCACAGATGGTCGAGTGACTATGGAACACTCAGGGATGTCCGTTGGACTGGTGACTGCATGTCTCTACGGCAGGGTGTACGACCAGGActagggtgcgtgtgtgtgtgagtctgcgaAAGAGAAAATAAAGTAAATCAATGTTCTCCAACCTCTTtgttctctaggagacagaacgcatctccttcctgagcggtaggacggttgcgtggtccccatggtgtttatacttgtgtattattgtttgtacagatgaacatggtaccttcaggcgtttggaaattgctcccaaggatgaaccagacttgtggaggtcaatcTTTTAAAATGTGATTTCCCCATGAtttcaagcagaggcactgagtttgaaggtaggccttgaaatacatccacaggtacacctccgataggctaattgacatcatttgagtcaatcagaagcttctaaagccatgacataattttctggaattttccaagctgtttaaaggcacagtcaacttagtgtatataaacttctgacccactggaattgtgatacagtgaattaagcgaaatgtctgaaaacaattgttgaaaaaattacttgtaatgcacaaagtagacgtccaaaccgacttgccaaaactatagtttgttaacaaggaatttgtgaagtggttgaaaaacaagttttaatgactccaatctaagtgtatgtaaacttctgacttcaaatgtagTTGAATCCATCATAACCGTTCCCTATAATATAGTTGAATCCATCATGACCGTTCCCTATAATATAGTTGAATCCATCATGACCGTTCCCTATAATATAGTTGAATCCATCATGACCGTTCTCTATAATGTAGTTGAATCCATCATGACCGTTCCCTATAATATAGTTGAATCCATCATGACCGTTCTCTATAATGTAGTTGAATCCATCATGACCGTTCCCTATAATATAGTTGAATCCATCATGACCGTTCCCTATAATATTGTTGAATCCATCATGACCGTTCCCTATAATATAGTTGAATCCATCATGACCGTTCTCTATAATGTAGTTGAATCCATCATGACCGTTCCCTATAATATAGTTGAATCCATCATGACCGTTCCCTATAATATAGTTGAATCCATCATGACCGTTCTCTATAATGTAGTTGAATCCATCATGACCGTTCCCTATAATATAGTTGAATCCATCATGACCGTTCTCTATAATGTAGTTGAATCCATCATGACCGTTCCCTATAATATAGTTGAATCCATCATGACCGTTCCCTATAATATTGTTGAATCCATCATGACCGTTCCCTATAATATTGTTGAATCCATCATGACCGTTCCCTATAATATTGTTGAATCCATCATGACCGTTCCCTATAATATTGTTGAGTCCATCATGACCGTTCCCTATAATATAGTTGAATCCATCATGACCGTTCCCTATAATATAGTTGAATCCATCATGACCGTTCCCTATAATATAGTTGAATCCATCATGACCGTTCCCTATAATATAGTTGAATCCATCATGACCGTTCCCTATAATATAGTTGAATCCATCATGACCGTTCCCTATAATATAGTTGAATCCATCATGACCGTTCCCTATAATATAGTTGAATCCATCATGACCGTTCCCTATATAGTTGAGTCCATCATGACCGTTCCCTATAATATAGTTGAGTCCATCATAACCGTTCCCTATAATGTAGTTGAATCCATCATGACCGTTCCCTATAATATTGTTGAATCCATCATGACCGTTCCCTATAATATAGTTGAATCCATCATGACCGTTCCCTATAATATAGTTGAATCCATCATGACCGTTCCCTATAATATTGTTGAATCCATCATGACCGTTCCCTATAATATTGTTGAATCCATCATGACCGTTCCCTATAATATAGTTGAATCCATCATGACCGTTCCCTATAATATAGTTGAATCCATCATGACCGTTCCCTATAATATAGTTGAATCCATCATGACCGTTCCCTATAATATAGTTGAATACATAATGCCACCTAGTGCTCTACATGACACCCTTGGTCTTGAAGTGTGCACTACTAAAAGCATTGGCTTGGTTTAGGCATTTCCTTACAAATTGTTGAAGgaaagtgaacaagtgcacacaaAAAGATATTAGGACACACCCtctattccatatgtagtgcatACATGTGCTTCATCTATTCCCACCATCATTTGGAGAACTCAAATTAATCAATCATTGTTTTATTCATTATCAGTCATTAAGAACATTGC comes from Oncorhynchus gorbuscha isolate QuinsamMale2020 ecotype Even-year linkage group LG24, OgorEven_v1.0, whole genome shotgun sequence and encodes:
- the LOC124012249 gene encoding biotinidase-like — encoded protein: MCNHISPGPPHLASSPAGLSEGGAETLSLTLFQGAQIIVFPEDGIHGFNFSRLSISGYLETIPDPLTEDWNPCTQPDRHNHTEVLQSLSCMARHHQLYLVANMPDLQPCPLTSHPHLDPSQTPCPPDGRWQFNTDVVFRLVVNGLFLTTGSLAARYHKQNLFFEKEFDTPPRLEVVTFDTPFAGRFGVFTCFDILFHDPTVRLLEKGIRQMIFPTAWMNLLPLLTAVQIQRGVSLGANVTLLAANLRHDSKAMTGSGIFTPSTSLYHHAFHHPGEPEGKLLVLRIPVLDSDWLMVNLPMPQFLPSLPLPPPFNSFMVGDLFFFALLLDSEGQLTLCDGLLCCHLQYQRSTQGGNTELYALGVFCWQSHVCALVQCSGSEVSSCGKGVEEAESRLDYRLEGKFGTRYVYPSLLGSGMVVDGPDRIEKTTDGRVTMEHSGMSVGLVTACLYGRVYDQD
- the LOC124011966 gene encoding biotinidase-like, with product MSLRVLLAVVVAVLYLSPVMLSRAGDRTEGTPGPSYVAAVYEHKVILNPEPHVPLSRAAALEHMMRNLKVYEEQAARAAEQGAQIIVFPEDGIHGFNFSRLSISGYLETIPDPLTEDWNPCTQPDRHNHTEVLQSLSCMARHHQLYLVANMPDLQPCPLTSHPHLDPSQTPCPPDGRWQFNTDVVFRSDGSLAARYHKQNLFFEKEFDTPPRLEVVTFDTPFAGRFGVFTCFDILFHDPTVRLLEKGIRQMIFPTAWMNLLPLLTAVQIQRGVSLGANVTLLAANLRHDSKAMTGSGIFTPSTSLYHHAFHHPGEPEEGKLLVLRIPVLDSDWLATQKQAKGQEETGGQGEAKGQIGGEGEAKGQIGEEGEAKGQGEIGGEGEAKGQIGEEGEAKGQGEIGGECEAKGQIGEEGEAKGQIGGEGEAKGQIGGEGEAKGQGEIGGECESEPLSASLPILSPNPSPSPSNFISSMMCDPFSFVLLHGSEGQLTVCDGPLCCHLQYRRSPQGGNTELYALGAFAGNHTADGHLALQVCALVRCSGSEVSSCGKGVEEAESRLDFRLEGKFGTRYVYPSLLGSGMVVDGPDWIEKTTDGRVTMEHSGMSVGLVTACLYGRVYDQD